TAGACTTAAATGCTGAAAAACAGCAACTCATTCCCCTATTGGCGAGAACCTATTTAAATCAAAATGAGCCTGAAAAAATAGGCGATTTAATTACTCAAAATAGACCCTTTGAGGCAGAGCTAGAAACTGAATTACTGGCAATTCACGCCTTATCGTTATTTAGAAATGGTCAATTTGATCCGGCTAAAACCACCTTAAATCAAGCTCAAGAACTTGGTTTTGAAGGCACTTACTCGCGTATGGTTAAAGCGAGTATTTCTGCAGCAGACCAACAGTTTGGAGCTGCCAATGAAACACTGGAACAGTTAAGCCAAGAAGTGCCAGACAATACCGATGTATGGCTGCTAAAAGGCCACCTTGCATCTATGTCTAATGATACTGAAGTAGCCGTTGAGTCATACAGTAAAGCTGTAGAATTAGCTCCTGATGCCGCACAGTTCACCCTCTATTTAGCACAAGCATTGGTGAAAAATAAGCAATTTAGCGAAGCAGAAAAATATCTAGACAGTATTTTGAAAATTGCCCCAAACCACATGCTTAGCAATCAGCTTAAAGCTTATATACGTTTTCAAGATGAAGACTTTGAAAAGGCCTTTTCTCTATCAACTAAAGCTTTGCAGAGCGGTTCTCATAACACTGCGACCCAAATTGTGGCTGGTATTTCTGCTTACAAACTACAAAAGTACGAACAAGCTCTAACTCAGCTAGAACGTGTGATTACTAAAGATCCGCAAAATGCCTTAGCACAGCGTTTATACGTGACCACGCAATTTAGAATTGGCCAATTAGATAACGCCTTTAATCAGCTAAACCAAGCTTCTGTGGCGGAAGGTCAAGACAGCGACTTTTTAAGCACTGTGAGTATGCAGCTTAATCGCTTAGGCCGCACCGAAGAAGCAGTACAAATCGCCGAGAAAGCAGCAAGCTCGGGTGGCTTATCAGAAAAAGCCAAACTGGGTTTACTTAAACTTAAGCAAAATGATTTAGACGGAATTGGCATTTTAGAAGAGGTGCTAGCCGAAGACCCAAATCATGCTCAGGCATTTTTAGGCTTACAAACCCATTACTTCCGCCAGGGCAAAGCTGAAGAAGTACTGAAGTCTCTGGATAGTTGGATTGAAACTCACCCAGAGGATCAAAGTGTCAAACTGTTTAAAGGCGCTATTCTTGAACAACAAGAGCGCTACGACGAAGCTCTCGCGGCTTACCAGTCAATACTGCAAGCACAACCCGACGACCTTGCTGCCAAGCTATTTAGCTCATCAGTTTATGTACAAAAAGGCGAAGTAGATAAAGCCTATGAAATAACTTATAAGGTTAAAGAAGAGCAAGCTGAAAACCTACGTGTTTATGAGTTTTTAATGAGTCACGCCTCGCAGATTGACAAAACCCAAGAAGTAAAAACGCTATTAGATAAACAAGTTGCAGAGGCTCCTGAATCCTCACTTCTAAAAGAGCAGTTAGGTCGTTATTACTTATTTACTCGAGAATTTCCAAAAGCTATCGAGGCGTTTGAGCAAATTGATCCACTCACCCGAGAAGACAGAGTATGGCAGTTAATTGGTGATTTATACCTAGAAACGGGCAACCAAGAAAAAGCGATTTTAAGTTACCAAGCTTGGCTGGAAAACTCTCCACTTTCGCTGCCAGCATATGTGAAAAACATTAATGTTCTAGAATCAAGCGGACAACTGAAAGAAGCAGTAGCGCTAAGTAATAGAGCAGTAAAACTTTATAAAAATAACCAGCGCCTATTGTTTGTTCATTCAGTATTGCAACTTAAGGCTGGCGATGCAGCCGCTAGCCAAGATGCGCTAAACAGCCTTGATGCTAATCAAATGAATACACCTGCAGTTTTACAACAGCAGGGTTACATATATTTAGTTCAAGAAAACTGGCCAGCAGCTACCGATACTTTCAACAAATTATATAAAGCTTACCCTAGTACTCAAACTGCTAACTTACTAATCAAGTCGTACAAAGAAGCAGATAAAATCGAACAAGCCGTTGCTTTTATTAAACAAGCGCTCGAAGTGCATGGCGAAGCGGCAAAACCACTTCAACTGCAACTTGCTGAGCTACAAATGAAAGCCAATCCTCAACAGGCGATTGAGGAGTACCAAGCGATTATTAAAGAGCAACCAGATAACTTTGTTGCCTGGAACAATCTCGCCTGGGTTTACCATGACCTAAATGAGTTTGAAGTAGCCTTAACCTATGCAAATAAGGCCCATGAGTTAAAGCCAGATATACCGCAGATTAAAGACACCTATGGTTACATGCTACTTAAATCAGGTAAGCCAACAGAAGCTGCAAAAGCCTTAGAAGAAAGCTACAAGCAAGATGCTAGTAATGAGGTAGGTTTGCACTTAGCAGAAGCACTAATTGCCAATAAACAAACCCAAGAAGCTAAACAGCTACTCGATGGATTGATAAATATTGAGCCAGAGCTAGCAAATAAAAAAGCTGAACTAGAAGCTCAGCTAAAT
This genomic stretch from Agarivorans sp. Alg241-V36 harbors:
- the prsT gene encoding XrtA/PEP-CTERM system TPR-repeat protein PrsT, translated to MSNHRFGMKNILAVSALTIALTACGGDTAEQHLSKATEYLAKNDQNAAIIELKNAIKKDASLAQARLNLGEIYLERGNYPAAEKELLRALDLNAEKQQLIPLLARTYLNQNEPEKIGDLITQNRPFEAELETELLAIHALSLFRNGQFDPAKTTLNQAQELGFEGTYSRMVKASISAADQQFGAANETLEQLSQEVPDNTDVWLLKGHLASMSNDTEVAVESYSKAVELAPDAAQFTLYLAQALVKNKQFSEAEKYLDSILKIAPNHMLSNQLKAYIRFQDEDFEKAFSLSTKALQSGSHNTATQIVAGISAYKLQKYEQALTQLERVITKDPQNALAQRLYVTTQFRIGQLDNAFNQLNQASVAEGQDSDFLSTVSMQLNRLGRTEEAVQIAEKAASSGGLSEKAKLGLLKLKQNDLDGIGILEEVLAEDPNHAQAFLGLQTHYFRQGKAEEVLKSLDSWIETHPEDQSVKLFKGAILEQQERYDEALAAYQSILQAQPDDLAAKLFSSSVYVQKGEVDKAYEITYKVKEEQAENLRVYEFLMSHASQIDKTQEVKTLLDKQVAEAPESSLLKEQLGRYYLFTREFPKAIEAFEQIDPLTREDRVWQLIGDLYLETGNQEKAILSYQAWLENSPLSLPAYVKNINVLESSGQLKEAVALSNRAVKLYKNNQRLLFVHSVLQLKAGDAAASQDALNSLDANQMNTPAVLQQQGYIYLVQENWPAATDTFNKLYKAYPSTQTANLLIKSYKEADKIEQAVAFIKQALEVHGEAAKPLQLQLAELQMKANPQQAIEEYQAIIKEQPDNFVAWNNLAWVYHDLNEFEVALTYANKAHELKPDIPQIKDTYGYMLLKSGKPTEAAKALEESYKQDASNEVGLHLAEALIANKQTQEAKQLLDGLINIEPELANKKAELEAQLN